One window of Epinephelus fuscoguttatus linkage group LG9, E.fuscoguttatus.final_Chr_v1 genomic DNA carries:
- the slitrk2 gene encoding SLIT and NTRK-like protein 2: MLSGVLLLSVLTVTSLSPSETESRKTSASKEICKSRCSCEERENILNINCENKGFTTVTQFQAPPNKISQLFLNGNFLSRLSANEFVSYGNVTSLHLGNNGLQEIRTGAFNGLRFLKRLHLNNNNLEVIKEDTFAGLESLEYLQADYNYISAIEPGAFSKLNKLKVLILNDNLLLSLPPNIFRFVLLTHLDLRGNRLKMLPFAGVLEHIGGIMEIQLEENPWNCTCDLIPLKSWLDTISVFVGDIVCETPFRLHGKDITQLIKQDLCPRRNAGDRVQPPSDSHFQGALPPTYHPGMITPTRSPKASRPPKMRRPTPRITKDKQVFGPIMVYQTRSPVPMLCPSVCVCTSQNPDSGLNINCQERKLHNISELNPKPSYPKKLHLTGNYLQVIYRTDLTEYSSLELLHLGNNRIAVIQEGAFENLTNLRRLYLNGNYIESLSQSLFAGLQSLQYLYLEYNIIKDILPQTFNSLHNLQLLFLNNNLLRSLPDNVFGGTMLTRLNLRNNHFSYLPVRGVLDQLSAFIQIDLQENPWDCTCEIVALKNWMELSSTSVVVNEITCDSPSKHAGRLLRSLRNEAICPEPSEVPPPQHAPPTKAPTLISPGTVVTTPSSSSSSSSSSFFSSISPTESRIHTPELHPEVPLSVLILGLLVVFILSVCFGAGLFVFVLKRRKGVEHVPTGANNLDLNSFQVQYGSYTPELTQDKTSESHVYNYIPPPVGSMCQNPIYMQKDGEQVAYYRNLKELSFGPLDAKKDVLTRSPGAYTISTMDFMDKSPTSCGLTTPDPPEMLYQNLGERPHKELPTAAGAPPFHYNFCTLPKRPCIVPPYEAATARRHITNQDRLNKTVLYGTPRKYYGAEHSSKNNEHPLLLPGKLKTEPDYLEVLEKQTAMSQL, encoded by the coding sequence ATGCTGAGCGGCGTCCTCTTGCTGAGCGTCCTCACGGTCACCAGCTTGTCACCGTCCGAAACGGAGAGCCGCAAAACTTCAGCCTCCAAAGAGATCTGCAAGAGCCGCTGCAGCTGTGAGGAGCGGGAGAACATCCTCAACATCAACTGTGAGAATAAAGGATTTACCACCGTCACTCAGTTCCAAGCGCCCCCAAATAAAATCTCACAGCTTTTTCTAAATGGGAACTTTCTGTCACGGCTCAGCGCCAATGAATTCGTCAGTTATGGCAATGTCACCTCACTGCATCTGGGGAATAACGGCTTGCAGGAGATCCGAACAGGCGCCTTTAATGGGCTGCGCTTCCTGAAGCGGCTCCActtgaacaacaacaacctggAGGTGATCAAAGAGGACACCTTTGCAGGGCTGGAGAGTTTGGAGTATTTACAGGCAGACTATAATTACATCAGCGCCATAGAGCCGGGTGCTTTCAGTAAGCTGAATAAGCTAAAAGTGTTGATCCTAAATGACAACCTGCTGTTGTCTTTGCCTCCCAACATTTTCCGCTTTGTGCTCCTCACCCACTTGGATTTACGTGGCAACCGGCTCAAGATGCTGCCGTTTGCTGGGGTTTTAGAGCACATAGGCGGCATCATGGAGATCCAGCTGGAGGAAAACCCATGGAATTGCACTTGTGATCTGATTCCCCTCAAATCCTGGTTGGATactatttctgtctttgtggggGACATAGTGTGTGAGACACCATTCAGGCTGCATGGTAAAGACATCACCCAGCTCATAAAGCAGGATCTGTGCCCACGCAGGAATGCTGGGGACCGTGTTCAACCCCCCTCTGACTCTCACTTTCAAGGGGCCCTGCCCCCGACCTACCACCCTGGCATGATAACCCCCACCCGTTCCCCAAAAGCTTCCCGCCCACCCAAAATGCGCAGGCCTACCCCTCGCATCACAAAGGACAAACAAGTCTTCGGGCCTATAATGGTTTACCAGACGCGCTCCCCCGTGCCCATGCTATGTCCCAGCGTGTGCGTGTGCACATCACAAAACCCTGACAGTGGATTGAACATAAATTGCCAAGAGCGGAAGTTGCATAACATCAGTGAGTTGAACCCTAAGCCCTCTTATCCAAAGAAACTTCACCTGACTGGTAACTACTTACAAGTGATTTACAGGACTGATCTCACTGAGTACAGCTCGCTGGAGCTGCTTCATTTAGGAAATAACAGGATTGCAGTGATTCAGGAAGGAGCATTTGAAAATCTAACAAACCTCAGACGGCTCTATCTGAATGGGAATTACATTGAATCGCTTTCTCAATCCCTCTTTGCTGGCCTGCAGTCACTCCAGTATCTGTATTTGGAATATAACATAATCAAAGACATTTTACCACAAACGTTTAACTCACTGCATAACCTTCAGCTGCTTTTTCTAAACAACAACCTGTTAAGATCCCTCCCTGACAATGTTTTCGGTGGTACCATGCTAACGAGACTCAACTTAAGGAATAATCATTTCTCCTACCTACCGGTTCGTGGGGTGCTGGACCAGCTGTCAGCATTTATCCAGATTGACCTTCAGGAGAACCCCTGGGACTGCACCTGTGAGATTGTGGCACTCAAAAATTGGATGGAGTTGTCCAGTACCAGCGTAGTGGTTAATGAAATCACTTGTGATTCACCCTCTAAACACGCGGGTCGCCTGCTGCGCTCGCTTCGCAATGAGGCCATCTGCCCTGAGCCCAGTGAGGTGCCCCCACCACAACATGCACCCCCTACAAAAGCCCCCACGTTAATAAGCCCTGGCACTGTGGTCACcactccttcctcttcttcctcttcttcttcctcttctttttttagcTCCATCAGCCCCACTGAATCCCGAATCCACACTCCTGAGTTACACCCTGAGGTCCCACTTTCAGTTCTGATTCTTGGGCTCCTTGTTGTTTTCATCCTCTCAGTCTGCTTTGGTGCAggcctctttgtttttgttctaaAGCGGCGCAAAGGGGTGGAACACGTCCCCACAGGCGCCAACAATCTAGATCTCAACTCTTTTCAAGTGCAATATGGCTCCTACACTCCTGAACTGACCCAAGACAAAACCTCAGAAAGCCATGTTTACAATTACATCCCCCCACCTGTGGGCTCCATGTGCCAAAACCCTATTTACATGCAGAAGGATGGTGAACAGGTGGCATATTACCGCAACCTGAAGGAGCTCAGCTTTGGGCCCCTGGACGCAAAGAAGGATGTCCTCACACGCAGCCCAGGGGCTTACACCATCAGCACAATGGATTTTATGGATAAATCTCCAACATCGTGCGGTTTGACCACTCCAGATCCTCCTGAGATGTTGTATCAAAACTTGGGGGAGAGGCCCCACAAGGAGCTTCCCACAGCTGCAGGTGCCCCCCCTTTCCATTACAATTTTTGCACTTTACCTAAGAGACCTTGCATCGTGCCCCCCTATGAGGCTGCTACAGCCCGGCGGCATATCACCAATCAGGACAGGTTAAACAAAACTGTGCTTTATGGGACCCCCAGGAAATACTACGGGGCCGAACATTCCTCCAAAAACAATGAGCACCCACTTCTGCTCCCTGGGAAGCTAAAAACAGAACCAGACTACCTGGAGGTTCTGGAGAAACAGACTGCGATGAGCCAACTGTAA